In Methanocella paludicola SANAE, the sequence ATGACACCGGTATGTTACACGGTCACCGGGGCTAACCGTCATGACAACACTCAGACCATCCGGCTAGTAAAAAGGCTCGGAGCACGCCTATTAAAGGTAAACACGATACTCGCCGACAAAGCCTACGACACCAGGGAGAACATAGAAAAACACCTAACTGTAGGCGTCCTTTTCATAGCAGCAAGGAACAAAAGGAACACCAAAAAACCGGTAAACAAATACAGGATACAGGACCACCTCGAACTTGGAGATGAGGAGCTAGACCATATTTATAAAAACAGGATGGACTGCGAACACGCCAATTTCCTACTCAAAGAACACCTAGGCCTAACAAACTTAAAAACTACTGGGCGAGAAAAAGTCCGAGTGAAAGTAGGCATAACACTAATCGCAAGACAAATCCAAGTACTACGCCAGCTAATTAACCAGAAAAACCCACGAACAACAATCACAAACTAATTATGCAACACCCTAACACGAGTTGAATAAATAGGCTTATAATGAGTAGAGAAAGTCGAAGCGGAACAACGCAACATTATCAAGCAGGCCTAATTCGATATGACGAGTGGTGGCGAAATGTTCCTGAATAAGCGATTATGAAAAGGCAATCTCCGTAAATTATTCTACAAGTTCGAAATGTCAGAGAGAAATTACTTATAAATGTCAAATTTACTAATTACTTGAATTGGGAGCTCTTATAATTAGAGTTCAATCCAAATCCACTATAGGAGGATCTTGTACGAAAATAAGCTTTGTGAAATTTTCTGCGATGTTAATTGTATTATTAACTTCCACAGCATCAATTTTGTGTACTGTAAATGCACAAACTTTGGATGTCAAAACTAATAATTTAAATACTGATTTACAGTATTCCGAAAATTTCGAGAATATACAATATGGTGAATGCATAGATATGTCTGGGATCGATCCAGTTGTAAGAGATTTAACAGGTACCTATAAAATATCAGACAATAAAGATGGTACTGTTGATATAATCGTCAGCTTTAAAACTGATGACGGTAAAATTTTAAAAGAAACTTATAAAAATATACCGGTTATCTGGAAATACCATATGTCTTCGGATGGTCGAAAGATCATTGATACAATTGATATTATGGATTGGACACACGCAGTATACGCATGTATAGACATTGCTAATAGTAGCTATGGTCTATTCCATATTGCTATAAATACTGAACACGGCCAATATTCCGCAAGTGGTTATATTAAAAACCCGCTTTCAATAAAATATAAAACTGCTGAAAATTACGGTACAATAGTGCCCATTTCCCAAGATGGAACGATTGAAGTTACAAAAGGGAATCCTGTAAAATTTACGACAATTGATGTTGGCAGTGAAAAAGTTTATGCTGTTCCGATAGGAGATTTAAAAGCGCATAATAAAACAATTATTATAAAAAATAAGACTTACAGCGAATCAACAGGTACAATAAGTCCAATGTCTGTGCCACATCCAACAACATATGGTATTGTTGAAGAGGCTATGCAGGCATATGAACTTACGAATCATCATGTACCAACTCAGATTCCAACGTGGTTGATGAATGCTGGTGTTGATTATGCGTTTTATAGAAATCAACCCGATAGAGCTACTGTCATATCTGATATTGATTATTATACTAGGCTTAATAGATATGATGACTCTAAATCCAGGATTCTATCTGTCTTCGAAATTTGCTGTCATGGAGCAGACGGTGTAGGATATACGGAGCCTGACAGGATACTTTGTTATTGGGGAAGCGGGCTATCTGTATTATATCCAAGCGACGTAACCAATATTTTCCAGACACAGCATACCGATTACATTAACAGTGCGGGCGGATGTATTGCATTTTTCCATGTCTGCGAAGGCCTTTGGGATAATAAAGATGCCAATGGGAACTATTTGAATCCTGATTCACCCGAGATGGGACATGCATGGGTTGACTATGGAGCATCTGCTTACATGAGTTTTACTGGAGACGTTAATATAGCAATCGATACTTTTGAAAATACACTCTGGAACTCAATTTGCTCGTCAAATACTGTCGGTACTGCATGGAATGCAGCTTATGCAGCTCAGAACCCCGGATGTTCCGGTGGGATATGGGGTAATTCAGGAGCGACACTATTTACAATCTAATTATAAAATTAAGTGATAAGTTAATTTACTGAAGAAGCGAATTAACTTATCCTATTATTTAAAATTAGTTAGCCTAGACAAATAAATCAATATATTTGAATCATATTACATGTAATAGACGAAATATAATCTATATTATTCCTTGATTCTATCCTTAGTGATCTGAATGAAGAAGCCGATGATATTCGAAGGTATCCTAATAATACTCTTGATATTCCTCGTTTTCATTATGTACTGTATGTTAACGAATGATGATCCAAGTAAGATGAACGGGTGGGAAATCAATGGTATAGCTCCTGTATCATACATACATCCAGGAGTTAATAAGACGTTATATGCGTTTATGGGATATACCGGAAATTCGATTTACTCTATAGATGATAATGGAAATATTAATTGGAAAAATACTATTTCAGATAAATGGTGTGTATATAATACGTTTTATCGCCCTTCTACGATGTACCTAAATTATATGGGCGATTACACCATGCATGGCAAGAAAGTTGTTTGTTGTTCAGAGAATGGAATATTATATCTTTATATCAGGGAAAATAAGACGACTTACTTGAATCATGATTATTTAAGTAACGAATATACACCGTTAAAATATAATTGTTCAGAATTAGGGGAAAGGATCGTAGCTATCTCTTCACATGGTAAAATTTTATGGAATGTATCTATTAGTGAAAAATACAATCCATTCGATAACGTCAATATTGAAGCAAAAAATGGCAGAATATATGTTTTCAACGATTATAATGAAACAATACTTAATAATAAAGGCGATATTTTATTTAAGATATGCAATATTTCAGATCCTGCATCTATTGATGAAAATGGGAATATATATGTCGTAATGAATAAGGATCCCGAAATATTGCCTGTTTTAAATGGAAGTTTGTATAATTATAAGGAGCCATCAAATATCATCAATGCATATGACAGTAATGGTATTTTGATCTGGCAAACAAAAATTTCAACGCTTATTTATAGAGAGGAATCTTTACATTCGTTGCCATTACAAACAAATTTGCCTTTGTACCAAAATAATACCTTATATTTACCGGTAAAAGACGGAGTTGTAGCTTTAGATCGTGATGGTAGCATAAAATGGTCAAAAAATTTTTCCGAAGGATATTTCCGTCTTTTTGACCTCCTGCCTATCGACTCTCAGGACAATGTTTATATTAGATATTATGATTTTGACCCAAATCTAAATGATTCTTATATTATGGCTTTGGCGTCTGATGGGTCTATTATTAGTGAGACTATTATTAACTCCGATGATTACTATCAAGGACGTGCATGTGCTAATAATGGTACCCTATATTCAATAAAATCCATGTCTGCCGGTGACGCTCTAAATATTGAAGACTTGCCTATTTATTGTGTCACAGCCTATGATATGATAAATGGTGCCTCTCTATGGGAGTACTATATTCATCCCGATGGTCAATTTATTACTACAATTAATAAAAGTAACATACACGAATTCATGAGCCCGATGCCAGCCGATTTTATATTAAATACTATGGTGGACCCACATAATCGAAATTATACTTATTATCCTCAGAGCGATGGCTATTCTTATATTTTACACAATAATAATGTAACGTACTTTGGGTATTACATAACGAGATTTGAATGGCCAGCCCTTCTGGATAAAACAAATTGCACTTATTCAGGGGGGATTTATGCTTTTGATAATAATGGTAATCTTTTATGGAAAAAGCCTGCCGCGTACTTCGTTACATCCATGATCGGAGATGACAAAATCTTATATTACGGTAGCAATAATGGAATGTTATATAAGGAACAGATAGATCAAACAATTGGTGGCATCGCCGCAGCCGCCACAATCTATATATTATTCCGTTTTTTCCTTATAGGAATTTTTTCCAGAGCTAAGGATCGTCTTGATAATAACGAGAACAGGAATACAATATTGAGATACATTACAACTCATCCGGGTTTGACGTTATATGAATTAGCACGTAATCTCGATATGAACGTAGGTACAGCGAGATACCATTTGTTTATATTAAGCGTTAATCACCGTATTCTTTCATTTATAGCTACCGGAAAATATTCACGGTATTTCATTAATTCCAGCCAATATAGCAAAGAAGAACAATATATAATATCTTTAATGAGGCGTGATACTGCCAGAGAATTATCAAACTTACTCCTTAAAAAACCCGGGCTATCCAATATCGAATTATCAAAAGAACTTGATATGCAAAAAAGCACAATAAGTGCGTGTGTGAATGAACTTTTAGATCGAGGTATTGTAATAAAAAGTCCTTCACTACATGGAAAGGTGACTTATTTAATAAACCAAGACTATAAGGATTATATCGTTTCTGCCATTGAGCTCATAAAAAGTGAGCCAAAATAATTGGATTCTAATTTTGATATATTATTAATCTCATGATTTGGTATGTGCTAATTATACAGTCAAATTCATATATGGACTTGGCACCATATATTTGGTATAAATTACAACATTAGCCTTAATTGCGAGGACCGGCACAGGCCCGGAAGGGAGCATGCTTACCGTGAACAACTAACGCTTGTGGGGTCGCAGGCTGGAGGGAAGGGGTAAGATAACTTTCATATTGCTCGGCGTCGACTGATGGCGTGCTCGCTACTTTAATTATAAGTAATGGTACTTTTCTGTAATTTTCGTCAATGCGCATTATGGCGGTATAGTCCGATAGTGACCTTAAGTGGTATTATATGGGTCTTGGGGATGTGATAAAATCGGCGCTGGGCGGCGCTAATGTGCCCCCGGAGCTCCTGGAGATGGCGAAGAGCGGGAACATCAACCTGCCGCTATCGGGCGAATCGGAGAACATGTTAAGTGACCTGCTCAGTAAGGGGGTCTTCAGCAGCAAATCCGACTTCCTGACGTTCATCGTAAAACAGTATGTCCTGAACGACGTGGGAAGCATGATGGGCGGGGACAAAACGCCCCCGGAATCGGCCATTCTCGACATTATCCATAAGACGGGGCTGGACAAGGGGTATCCGGATGGCGATATCAAGAATATGATGGTGCCGCTGCTGATACAGGCGTTCTTTGCGGTCTATAAGCTGATGAGCAGGATGCCGGCCATGAAGCCCGCCTGACGCCTAATCGCAGTCGCCGGGCTCCAGCTGTATCACGTATCCGTCGGGGTCCTCTATGTATATGAAATGGCCGGCGCCTCTGGCCGGATTATGGTGGACCCTGATGTTGTTCCTTTTTATATATTCAAGGGCTTTCTCGAAGTTCTTATCGTCGATGCGGAAGCCGAAGTGCATGTGCGTCAGCCCGCAATCTCCCGGGCTTACCGGCCCGTCGGCCTTGAAGAGGAATATGCTGTCCCGGGCGCCCGCAGTCCGGACGTGTACGTAACGGTCGGTGCGCTCTACGATGTTCATGTCGAACATATCGGTGTAGAATTTGAGGGACCTGTTCAGGTCGGATACGTCGATGGCTATATGGCAGAGCCCGCCGGTCTTTACTTTTTCCTGCGTCGTGGTCGCATACATGAAAACTACCCTGTAAATAGTCGCAGCAGCGAGAAAATAGCCGTTCGTAATAAACCGGGCGGGTTTAATTGCTCACGATATCGAGAAGCTTTTCCAGGCTATCGATCTCGTAGTCGGGCGTGGTCCGAATGGGACGCTTGAAGCGGTTGATATAAATGCTCCGGACGCCGGCGTTCTGCGCGGCCATGATGTCGGAGAGCGTATCGCCCACGTAGGCGACTTCTTCGGGCTTGAGCTTCATGTCGACGACACAATAGATTATGGGCAGCGGAGAAGGCTTGTATCCCGTGTCCTCGGTACAGGCGATTATGGGATTAAAGTACTGCCGCATGCCGACCATTTTCAGGAGCATGTCGGTATGGTCGTACGACGTGTGGGTTACGATGCCCTTCGGCACGTCCAGCCCCTTGAGTATGGCCGCATCCTCGTGGAGGTACGTGCTACGCAGCTTCTCGTCGATGTTCTCATACCTGTTAAAGACGGTCCAGAACTTATCGGGATCGCAGCCCCAGCGCTTGATCACGTTATCCCGGGACTCCGAGTCAATGGCGTACCAGAGCTCTCTAGCATGGCATAAATTAAAATCATAGCCCAGGTCACGGCCGACGCGATGGAGCATAAGCTCCATGTAATCGTCGTCGTTGTCAATGATCGTGCCGTCCAGGTCGAAAATGAGCCCTTTGATGCGTTCCATAGGCTTTAACGATAGAATAAGCACGACCCGCTTCAAAATACTTTGCGGTTCGTACAATATAGTAAAGCTTTTACCGGTTCATAGCGATGATATGGGCATATGAGCGGCTACAGGAAGGGCACGCGTAAAGAGAAGGTGCCGAGGATACGGGAGTTCGAGGTCGGCGGTTTTAAAGTGCCTCCTGCTTTGCTTATCTCGTCTCTGCTTGCGGCTTTGTACGTGCTGTTCCTGCTGGGCGGCCAGCTAGAAAAGGGCCAGGACGCCATTATCCTTTCTGCCTTTTCGGTGCTCTCGTTTGCCGTTTTTGCCTACCTCTCCCGCTCGGGTAGCGTTGTGGGCCTGCGGAACTTTATCCATCTGATCGACGCTTTCCTGGCGTTGTCGTTGCTTACGTTTATCGTGGATGCGGCGTCTTATTTCGGCGTCCTTCCCGCCATGAGCGGCCTCATGCAGCCGTTAACGATGAGCTTTATATTTGCCGTTTTAAGCGCGCTGCTGATATGGCTGGTACTGTACTTTGAAAAGGGCGACCTTGATGACGACTTTATCCGGGATAGCAGCCGCTCAAGCATGCTCTACGGTGCCGCCGCCTTTGTTCTTTGTATCGTGCTGGGCCTCGGCGTCCTGTACTTCGCCTTCGGCGGTTCAGCCATGAGCTTTAACAGTCTCGGGTATCTGGCCTGGATGACGATCATTTTTAGCCTTCTCCTCGGCATTAGCGAGGAGGCGTGGTTCCGAGGCCTTATATTATCGAGGATGGAGCCGCTGGCGGGCGAGAAGCGGGCCAACATCCTGCAGGCGCTTATCTTTGGCGTGTTCGAGGCTTTCGCGGTCTATGCCATCAGCCCGCAGCTCATCTATTTGCCCGTCATATTCGTCGCGGGTTCCCTCCTGGGCTATTATTTCGGGCGGCTGACGCTTAAAGAAGAAAGTATCGTCCCGGCGGCGCTTTATCATGCCGGATTCTACGTGCTCATCGGGCTGCCGCTGTTCGCCGGCATCGCTAAATATCTATAATATTCCCTGTGGTGTTGATTAGTTCGGTCGGTATCACGAACCTCTCCAAAGGAATTAAAACACTAATTTTTCTTTTTAGATTTTTCTCACTAAGCCTCTAAGCCTCGAACTCACCGTCAACGCACGAGCTCTCAAATACACAGGGCAGTGCTCGAATTCTCGAAGGCTCTAACCCGAAACGAAGGCTCTAAATCTCTAATTCACGTTTGAAACGCTAAACAGTGGAGCACGAACACTCTAAAAGCCCGGTCGATCCCCCGCATTTTGGCAGTGTCCCGTATTTTCTGTAATTTTGGTTTTAGCCCTTGTATTCGTTATTCTAGTCATTGCGTTCCAGGTCTATATGTTTTTTGTCTACTGCATATTCCTCGTTCACGTCCATCAGGATGTTTACGATGACTCGTAACGCGGATTGGTTGCTTGGAAATGCTCCGATGGGCCTGGTTCTTCGTTTTATGAGACTGTTCACGTTCTCCAGGGTGTTGGTCGTTCGTAGTTTTATCCATTGGTGTGGGGGAAATGCCAGGTAGTTATAGAGGCAAGGCAGGTTTTTATCGATCAGGCTGCTGGCCTTGTCAAAACCACGGGCTTCGAGATCTTCGGCCAGGTTGGCCAAAAGGTTAGGAGATTCCATGTGATCTTTCAGTAATTGGTTGATCTCGCCTCTCTGTTTCGCTGGTACGGTCTTTATCACGCTTCTTCTGAAGTGTACGTGACACAACTGCCAGCTGGCACCCAGAAAACACTGCTCAACAGCCTTTTTAATCCCCTTATGCCCGTCGCTGATAACCATTTTTATGCCTGTGAGCCCCCGTTTCTTGAGATCATCAAAGAACACGGTCCACCAGTCCTCATCCTCCCGGTCCATGATCCTCGAGTCAAGTATCTCCTTGTACCCATCCTGATTGACGCCCATGGCGATGAACACGGGCTTCGAGACGTACATCCCATTATCTCTCACCTTGATGTAGGTGGCATCAACGAACAAGTACGGAGTACCTCCAAGAGGCCTCGCGAGGAAATGTCTCACATCATCATCCAATTCCTCACTTATTCTGCTTACACTGCTTTTACTCACCTCAACACCAAGAGTCTGTAATACCTTCCTCATTTTCCGCGTGCTGACGCCCTGAAGATAGGATTCGCTAATGACATTCACCACCGCCTTTTCAGCCCTGCTGTACCGGTCGAACAGACAGGTCTCAAAAGGCACCTCACGAAGCTGAGGCTTCTCCAACTCCACCTTACCATAACGAGTCACCAATCCACGAGACTTATACCCATTACGACGAGCCCTCCTTCCCTCCGCCCGCTCATAATGCATAGCCCCGGCCTGCTCACACGCCTCTTCCTCAAGAATACTATTAAGAAGATCCCTGATAAGATTCTTCATAGCATCCGAGTCTGCCCTAATATATTTCAACGCGTACTTCGTATCACTGTATGGCCTTGTATTCCTCATATTTTGTTCTCCAAACAATAAATTGAGAATACAGGGCTAAAAATATTAACCAAATAAAAACAAATTACAGCAAAATAGGGACAGAGCCCGCATTTTTGGGTGTTTAGGGTCGTTGGCGTTTTAGCCGAGCCTTAGAGAGTTAGTGCAGGCTTGTTTAGCGTTTCGAACGTGTATTCGCGTTTTAGAGCCTTCTTTTCGGGTTTGAGGCTTCGGGCGTTCGTGCAATGCCCAGAGTATTAGGGAGTTCGGGCATTGACGGTGAGTTCGAGGCTTAGAGGCTTCGTGAGTAAAATTATAAAAGAAAAATTAGTGGTTTAATTCCTTTGGAGAGGTTCGTGATACCAACCGAACTAATTTGCTTAAAATTACGGATTCTTATGTTTTATCTTCCTCGATTTCATCCTGCACGTTATCCAGGGGCATCTCGTACTGCGCATACCGGATAAAGTTGTACAGGAACATCACGAACACGATAAAAGAGATCGCAGCCAGTAAGAAGAATGCCGCGCCGATAAAAACATTACCCTGGACCGTCGCGCCGCCGAATACCAGCCCGACGATGGTGCCGATCAGCGACAACAATCCCACGAGCTTACTATATACGAACTGCATGCGTACCATCTTGAGCATTGTATCATATTAAAACTATGTCGTGGCTGATGATAACCATCCGTCAGCGTCCCTGCCCTTAAAGATGAAGCTTCCGCCCTTCGCGCTCTTGAACATGATCATTATCTCGCCCGGCTCATGGATAAGTCCCTTCTTTTCGCCGGGTTCGATGTGGTAGTAGAACATGACCTTTTTGCCGCCGTTCGGCTCTATGGAGACGATGACGTACTCCCTGTCCTCAAAGTTCGTGACCTTCGTGTGGATGTCTGCGCCGTTCTGCTTCCCGAGCGCCTTCTTTACGTCCTTAAAGTCCTTTTCAAAGAGCACCAGGGCCATGATATTATCGATCATGCCCAGCGCCGAAGGCTCGAATGAATAAACGCCGTTAGAGCCTTTCACGGCTTTCTTGAACTCGTTATAGAAGCCGCTCAGGTACATGTTCATGGCGCCCTGGTAATACTCGTCGGTGCGGCACATCGCTTCCCGCTGTACGGACTGGTTGAGTAATGTCACGTATATTTCGGCACGGAGGTCCAGGTCTTTTAAGTCCTCCAGCGACTTTTCATAATACGGCGCGGCCGTCTTCTCGTCGAACCGGCCGTGTTTCTGGATATACTCATCCGTGGCATTCACGAGTATGTCCATGTCGATCAGTCTATCATTATCGCCTTTGACCATGGTATCGTAAGGATATTCGTTGATGCGGCACTCGTCCTCGATGATGCCGAAGACCTTGTAGGCCGCAAGTGATGCTTCCATATAGTAGAACGGGTTTCGGGCACAGACCACCGGCTTCATGTCCTGCACCGAGCACTGGCTATCCCTCAGGAACGGGCATCCGCCGTCCGCCTTTAGATAGAAGCGCCGCAGGCCGTTGCTGTTGAACTTGTGGGATATCGTGCAGTATTTTCTGAAAAACTCGCCTGGCTTCATTTTGAGCTTTTCAGATAGGCGATAAATATCATAAATAGTCAGCAGCACGACTTTTTGCTTTTTGCAGCAGGTGCCGCACTTTATACATTGAAAATCATCATAGGTAAGGACGCCGGAGGCCATGATTTTTTATTATTGGCCATCCTTTATCAACTATTTCCTCTTGCCAGTTTTTCACGGCTATTTCAAGAGAATTTACTATTGGTTGCTCGTATTGGTATCGGTTGTTGAGGGCATATCACCTTTAAACTTGCTCCACGCATATACTAAACGTTTAAAACGCCGTGGCAGTCAAAGATATGAATTTTAGATATAGAGTATAAATTTGATGTTCAGCATGCGCTTTTTATCGCTTTGATTATATCGTATATGCTTGCGGGCTTTTTAAGGAATATGAACGCCCCGGCATCCAGGGCATCGTTCTCAACTTTTATATCGGCGCTCAAGAAAATTACCCTGGTCTTAGGCTCTATTTTAAGAATTTTCCTCGTAGCTTCGACGCCATGCATTGACGGGAGGC encodes:
- a CDS encoding winged helix-turn-helix transcriptional regulator, with translation MKKPMIFEGILIILLIFLVFIMYCMLTNDDPSKMNGWEINGIAPVSYIHPGVNKTLYAFMGYTGNSIYSIDDNGNINWKNTISDKWCVYNTFYRPSTMYLNYMGDYTMHGKKVVCCSENGILYLYIRENKTTYLNHDYLSNEYTPLKYNCSELGERIVAISSHGKILWNVSISEKYNPFDNVNIEAKNGRIYVFNDYNETILNNKGDILFKICNISDPASIDENGNIYVVMNKDPEILPVLNGSLYNYKEPSNIINAYDSNGILIWQTKISTLIYREESLHSLPLQTNLPLYQNNTLYLPVKDGVVALDRDGSIKWSKNFSEGYFRLFDLLPIDSQDNVYIRYYDFDPNLNDSYIMALASDGSIISETIINSDDYYQGRACANNGTLYSIKSMSAGDALNIEDLPIYCVTAYDMINGASLWEYYIHPDGQFITTINKSNIHEFMSPMPADFILNTMVDPHNRNYTYYPQSDGYSYILHNNNVTYFGYYITRFEWPALLDKTNCTYSGGIYAFDNNGNLLWKKPAAYFVTSMIGDDKILYYGSNNGMLYKEQIDQTIGGIAAAATIYILFRFFLIGIFSRAKDRLDNNENRNTILRYITTHPGLTLYELARNLDMNVGTARYHLFILSVNHRILSFIATGKYSRYFINSSQYSKEEQYIISLMRRDTARELSNLLLKKPGLSNIELSKELDMQKSTISACVNELLDRGIVIKSPSLHGKVTYLINQDYKDYIVSAIELIKSEPK
- a CDS encoding VOC family protein, which produces MYATTTQEKVKTGGLCHIAIDVSDLNRSLKFYTDMFDMNIVERTDRYVHVRTAGARDSIFLFKADGPVSPGDCGLTHMHFGFRIDDKNFEKALEYIKRNNIRVHHNPARGAGHFIYIEDPDGYVIQLEPGDCD
- a CDS encoding HAD family hydrolase, with the translated sequence MKRVVLILSLKPMERIKGLIFDLDGTIIDNDDDYMELMLHRVGRDLGYDFNLCHARELWYAIDSESRDNVIKRWGCDPDKFWTVFNRYENIDEKLRSTYLHEDAAILKGLDVPKGIVTHTSYDHTDMLLKMVGMRQYFNPIIACTEDTGYKPSPLPIIYCVVDMKLKPEEVAYVGDTLSDIMAAQNAGVRSIYINRFKRPIRTTPDYEIDSLEKLLDIVSN
- a CDS encoding CPBP family intramembrane glutamic endopeptidase — its product is MSGYRKGTRKEKVPRIREFEVGGFKVPPALLISSLLAALYVLFLLGGQLEKGQDAIILSAFSVLSFAVFAYLSRSGSVVGLRNFIHLIDAFLALSLLTFIVDAASYFGVLPAMSGLMQPLTMSFIFAVLSALLIWLVLYFEKGDLDDDFIRDSSRSSMLYGAAAFVLCIVLGLGVLYFAFGGSAMSFNSLGYLAWMTIIFSLLLGISEEAWFRGLILSRMEPLAGEKRANILQALIFGVFEAFAVYAISPQLIYLPVIFVAGSLLGYYFGRLTLKEESIVPAALYHAGFYVLIGLPLFAGIAKYL
- a CDS encoding IS256 family transposase; its protein translation is MRNTRPYSDTKYALKYIRADSDAMKNLIRDLLNSILEEEACEQAGAMHYERAEGRRARRNGYKSRGLVTRYGKVELEKPQLREVPFETCLFDRYSRAEKAVVNVISESYLQGVSTRKMRKVLQTLGVEVSKSSVSRISEELDDDVRHFLARPLGGTPYLFVDATYIKVRDNGMYVSKPVFIAMGVNQDGYKEILDSRIMDREDEDWWTVFFDDLKKRGLTGIKMVISDGHKGIKKAVEQCFLGASWQLCHVHFRRSVIKTVPAKQRGEINQLLKDHMESPNLLANLAEDLEARGFDKASSLIDKNLPCLYNYLAFPPHQWIKLRTTNTLENVNSLIKRRTRPIGAFPSNQSALRVIVNILMDVNEEYAVDKKHIDLERND
- a CDS encoding YkgJ family cysteine cluster protein is translated as MASGVLTYDDFQCIKCGTCCKKQKVVLLTIYDIYRLSEKLKMKPGEFFRKYCTISHKFNSNGLRRFYLKADGGCPFLRDSQCSVQDMKPVVCARNPFYYMEASLAAYKVFGIIEDECRINEYPYDTMVKGDNDRLIDMDILVNATDEYIQKHGRFDEKTAAPYYEKSLEDLKDLDLRAEIYVTLLNQSVQREAMCRTDEYYQGAMNMYLSGFYNEFKKAVKGSNGVYSFEPSALGMIDNIMALVLFEKDFKDVKKALGKQNGADIHTKVTNFEDREYVIVSIEPNGGKKVMFYYHIEPGEKKGLIHEPGEIMIMFKSAKGGSFIFKGRDADGWLSSATT
- a CDS encoding response regulator; the protein is MTADACMGRGIAIVDDDKDLVDMYGKILKKRGLTVCFVAHDGHEAINKFAECNPKPSVVIMDNRLPSMHGVEATRKILKIEPKTRVIFLSADIKVENDALDAGAFIFLKKPASIYDIIKAIKSAC